GGTGCTCTCTGCTTCGCGGGCTTCTAGGGCTTCGAGGACGGTTTCCTTATCATTGATAAATTGATCGATTCCCTTAAAAGCTAACATTTCCTTAAAGGCTTCAGTTTTTGTACTTGCCTTAAGATTGAGATCCATTAAATGTTCTTCAGTAATATCCGTTAAATCATGAATACTGTTTACTGCTCCTTGGCTTTCTGTCGTTTCTTGATCACTTTCACTAGCTGCAGCACTTTCAACTTCAGCAGTGGCCAGGCCCGGATTATCTGCAATATTTTGCTTCAATAGTCCGATTAAGGCCACACTGACAGCGACCCCAATCAAAACAGCAATAGTAAACCAGCCGACATTATCCACTGCTCCTAGCACTGCAACAATAGGGCCTCCATGAGCCACGTGGTCGCCAACACCGGTCATCATGGCAATGATAGCCCCAACGATGGAACCACCCATGATAGACGGAATCACACGGAAGGGGTCTTGAGCAGCAAAAGGAATGGCTCCTTCAGTAATCCCAAATAGTCCCATTAAAAAGGAAGCTGTACCCGTTTGCCGGTCAACTTCAGTAAATTTCTTCTTATAGAGGTGTGCAGAAATCCCCATGGCTAGTGGAGGGATACAAATAGCTACCGCATTGGCACCCATGACACTATAGGATCCTTCAGCGATTAAGCCTGAACCAAAAAGAAAGGCCGTTTTATTAAAGGGACCACCCATGTCGAAGGAAATCATTGCTCCAATAATGGCACCCAAAAAGATCTTACTACTACCTTGTAGGGAAGCTAACCAATGGGTCATGGCATCAAACATTGCGGCAATTGGTGCTCCAATTAGGAAAATAAAGATAAATCCAACCACTAAACTTGAAATAATCGGAATAAAGATAATGGGCATCACTGTTTGCATGGCCTTTGGCACCTTGATCGATTTGATCCATTTAGCCACGTAACCAGCAATAATACCGGCAATAATACCACCAATAAATCCAGTGTTAGCTTCACTCCCATAAAAGCTCCCATTGACTGCAATATAACCACCGACCATACCTGGTACTAAACCGGGACGTTCAGCAATTCCGTAGGCCGTATAAGCAGCTAGGATAGGAACCATAAAGGACATGGCTGCTCCACCAATATTATTGACATGGAACCAAATACTATCTTCAGGAATCACGAAGCCTTCTGGAGTCGCTTCTCCGCCTAGGGATAGGGCTATAGCAATGAGGAGCCCGCCGGTAACAACAAAAGGAATCATAAAGGAAACCCCATTCATGATACTCCGGTAGATAGTTTTTCCAACACCCATTTCCTCTTTTTCTTCACTTTTGACGGCTTGACCTTTCATTACTTTGCCCTTGCCATCTAAGATGGATTGAATTAATTCTTCCGGGCGATCAATCCCTTGTCTAACAGCCACTTCAATGACTCTTTTCCCCGCAAAGCGTGACTTGTCAATATCGGTATCCGCTGCAATAATTATTCCTTCAGCTTCTTCAATTTCCTGATATGTGAAATCATTTTCAACACCTATCGATCCATGGGTTTCAACCTTAACGTCAACCCCCATTTTCTTCCCTGCTTCCTCCAAATTTTCGGCAGCCATATAGGTATGAGCAACTCCGGTTGGGCAGGAAGTGATCGCTAAAACTTTCTTAGCCATCCTTCTATCCTTCTTTCTATTGATAATAAATAAATTATAGCGCTAAACTTTTCTCGATAGTCTCCTTTCTATATGAAAACCCTTTTATCTCCACCCTAAAGTATACCATCTCCCAATACATTTTTGGCAAAGAAAAATCACTCCATGACTGAAGTGATTTTAAGGATTCTATCATTTTTTATTTAAGCAAATTCTCAATCGCCGCCTGTAGCTGGCCTTCATCGTTTACTGATAGGTCGGCTTGGCTATCTGCTTGATCTTGTTGATGGTAATTTAACCAGATGCTGTGCCAGCCCGCAGCATGAGCCCCTCTAATATCATGCTGGTAAGAGTCACCAATGTACCAATAATCATAATCTTCGCCAATAATTTGCTTCATATAATCAAAGATTCGCGGGTCAGGCTTTTCGATACCAATGTCTCCCGAGACAACAATGCGATTTGAGGAAAACCAGCGACCTAGGTCTAAATAGCGCGCTTTCTGCCATTGGCGGTCACTTAATCCATTAGTAATAATCCCTAAAGGAACGCCCTGATCAATCAACCAATAAAAGACTTGTTCCAATTTGGGAGAAAGGCTCATGGTCGCTTGACTTTGACTGTATAAGTGTTGCCAGTGATCAGCCTCCTCATCACTTATTTGAATCCCTATTTCTTTCATAGCTAATTGAATGCGGTCCCGCCACATCTCTTGATTAGAGTAATCCCCTTGAGCTGCTCGATCATAGGCTAGATTACTCATCCTTTTAAATACTTGATAATCGAGCTGATCAGGGTCAAAGTCCCGTCTTACCTCCTTAAATTTCTCATTAGCCTTCTTAAAAATATCACTCTTTTGATAGAGGGTGTCATCTAAATCCCAAACTAAGCATAGTTTTTTTGCCGTCATCGACTTACTCCCTTCCTTATTAAAAACAAACTCCCAACCAATAACTGTGGCCTAATTGTA
This genomic stretch from Aerococcus mictus harbors:
- a CDS encoding HAD family hydrolase — encoded protein: MTAKKLCLVWDLDDTLYQKSDIFKKANEKFKEVRRDFDPDQLDYQVFKRMSNLAYDRAAQGDYSNQEMWRDRIQLAMKEIGIQISDEEADHWQHLYSQSQATMSLSPKLEQVFYWLIDQGVPLGIITNGLSDRQWQKARYLDLGRWFSSNRIVVSGDIGIEKPDPRIFDYMKQIIGEDYDYWYIGDSYQHDIRGAHAAGWHSIWLNYHQQDQADSQADLSVNDEGQLQAAIENLLK
- a CDS encoding fructose-specific PTS transporter subunit EIIC, yielding MAKKVLAITSCPTGVAHTYMAAENLEEAGKKMGVDVKVETHGSIGVENDFTYQEIEEAEGIIIAADTDIDKSRFAGKRVIEVAVRQGIDRPEELIQSILDGKGKVMKGQAVKSEEKEEMGVGKTIYRSIMNGVSFMIPFVVTGGLLIAIALSLGGEATPEGFVIPEDSIWFHVNNIGGAAMSFMVPILAAYTAYGIAERPGLVPGMVGGYIAVNGSFYGSEANTGFIGGIIAGIIAGYVAKWIKSIKVPKAMQTVMPIIFIPIISSLVVGFIFIFLIGAPIAAMFDAMTHWLASLQGSSKIFLGAIIGAMISFDMGGPFNKTAFLFGSGLIAEGSYSVMGANAVAICIPPLAMGISAHLYKKKFTEVDRQTGTASFLMGLFGITEGAIPFAAQDPFRVIPSIMGGSIVGAIIAMMTGVGDHVAHGGPIVAVLGAVDNVGWFTIAVLIGVAVSVALIGLLKQNIADNPGLATAEVESAAASESDQETTESQGAVNSIHDLTDITEEHLMDLNLKASTKTEAFKEMLAFKGIDQFINDKETVLEALEAREAESTTGVGQQLAIPHAKSAAIDQVKVLYGYSEKGIDWDSMDGQPANMVFMILVPEHEKGNTHLKILQMLSRKLMNDDFRTAVMNAKTKEELYQLFKEITVE